From the Accumulibacter sp. genome, one window contains:
- a CDS encoding CBS domain-containing protein — protein sequence MKTLRQILAAKSAELAVVAPEDPVFRALQVMSDANVGAVLVLDGDKLVGILSERDYARKVILQGKASKETRVGEIMSDKVLYVTPEQTVDECMAIMTEKHFRHLPVLAEGKVVGIVSIGDVVKETICEQKFIIEQMEKYITG from the coding sequence ATGAAGACACTCAGGCAAATCCTCGCTGCCAAGAGCGCAGAGCTGGCAGTTGTCGCGCCCGAAGATCCGGTTTTCCGTGCCTTGCAGGTGATGTCGGATGCCAACGTCGGTGCCGTCCTGGTGCTTGACGGCGACAAGCTCGTCGGTATCCTGTCCGAACGGGACTATGCGCGCAAGGTCATCCTGCAAGGCAAGGCGTCCAAGGAAACCCGCGTCGGCGAGATCATGTCCGACAAGGTGCTCTACGTGACACCGGAGCAGACCGTCGATGAGTGCATGGCCATCATGACCGAGAAGCACTTCCGCCACCTGCCAGTGCTCGCCGAAGGCAAGGTCGTCGGCATCGTTTCGATCGGTGATGTGGTCAAGGAAACGATCTGCGAGCAGAAGTTCATCATCGAGCAGATGGAAAAGTACATCACTGGCTGA
- a CDS encoding histidine phosphatase family protein, giving the protein MTKSEATRICFVRHGETTWNAEKRIQGQIDIGLNTAGLAQAQAAADWLAAREAVTALYSSDLLRARQTAERIAHRMRLAAALRPAFRERRYGFFEGLTYEESRARYPADYHAFETRDPDFVIPFGGESLRQLHTRVSGGLSQLAAAHEGETIIVVTHGGVLDIVNRLARGNPLSTPRDFLIPNAAINWLCVRDQQWILETWGQTEHLAGFGIDELP; this is encoded by the coding sequence ATGACCAAGAGCGAAGCCACCCGAATCTGCTTCGTCCGCCATGGCGAGACCACCTGGAACGCTGAGAAACGCATCCAGGGACAGATCGACATCGGACTCAATACCGCCGGCCTGGCACAGGCGCAGGCGGCGGCAGACTGGCTCGCTGCCAGGGAAGCTGTAACCGCCCTGTACAGCAGCGACCTCCTGCGCGCACGCCAGACAGCCGAACGCATCGCCCACAGGATGAGGCTTGCGGCTGCTTTGCGGCCAGCGTTTCGCGAGCGACGCTACGGGTTCTTCGAAGGGCTGACCTACGAGGAGTCGCGCGCCAGGTATCCCGCGGATTACCACGCCTTCGAGACCCGCGATCCCGACTTCGTGATTCCTTTCGGTGGTGAGAGCCTGCGGCAACTGCACACCCGCGTCAGCGGCGGTCTGAGCCAACTGGCCGCCGCACACGAGGGAGAAACGATCATCGTCGTCACGCACGGCGGCGTCCTCGACATCGTCAACCGTCTGGCGCGCGGCAATCCGCTGTCCACCCCACGCGACTTCCTGATTCCGAATGCCGCCATCAACTGGCTGTGCGTCCGGGATCAGCAATGGATCCTGGAAACCTGGGGCCAGACCGAACATCTTGCTGGCTTCGGGATCGACGAACTGCCCTAG
- the dnaX gene encoding DNA polymerase III subunit gamma/tau, whose translation MSYQVLARKWRPRTFASLVGQEHVVRALEHALTAQRLHHAYLFTGTRGVGKTTLARILAKALNCETGVTATPCGACSACQEIDAGRFVDLLEVDAATNTRVDEMRQLLENAVYAPTRGRFKVYVIDEVHMLSNSAFNAMLKTLEEPPEHVKFILATTDPQKIPVTVLSRCLQFNLKQMTQPLIATHLRQILEVEAIGAEAGALQLLARSAAGSMRDALSLLDQAIAHGSGRVEEALVRQMLGAVDLDHLFAILDALLAGNPAGMLQVADDMAARSLSFDAALQELAALLTRVQVAQLAPQAIADDLPERARLLGIAARLDPEYVQLAYQIAVHGRQELPLAPDEQAGFVMTLLRLHAFRPESEEAASRRALAVASSAGRPSTKSLPVADATRPSPPVRADASPGVARAGPPPAPPLVPTRVGSRSASPASDWHELLAAIKPSGMARELAQHCELCELAAGRVQLQLAPRHRHLLMRAAQDKLQQTLADHFAMPIQLSIAVAEGSGDTPAAAAQRDRQERMDRAIASVEQDGFVREIIEMFDATLIESSIKPV comes from the coding sequence ATGAGCTACCAGGTCCTGGCGCGCAAATGGCGCCCACGCACGTTTGCCAGCCTCGTCGGGCAGGAACACGTCGTGCGCGCGCTCGAGCATGCGCTGACGGCACAGCGCCTGCACCATGCCTACCTGTTCACCGGTACGCGCGGAGTTGGCAAGACGACGCTGGCGCGCATCCTGGCCAAGGCACTGAACTGCGAGACCGGGGTCACCGCGACGCCCTGCGGAGCCTGTTCCGCCTGCCAGGAAATCGACGCCGGGCGTTTCGTCGACCTGCTCGAGGTCGATGCGGCGACCAACACCCGCGTCGACGAGATGCGGCAACTCCTCGAGAATGCGGTTTACGCACCAACACGAGGCCGTTTCAAGGTCTACGTCATCGACGAGGTGCACATGCTCTCCAACTCGGCCTTCAATGCCATGTTGAAGACTCTCGAGGAGCCGCCCGAGCATGTCAAGTTCATTCTCGCCACGACCGATCCACAGAAGATTCCGGTCACCGTCCTTTCGCGCTGCCTGCAGTTCAACCTGAAGCAGATGACGCAGCCGCTGATCGCCACCCACTTGCGGCAGATTCTCGAAGTCGAGGCGATCGGCGCCGAAGCGGGTGCGCTGCAACTGCTCGCGCGCTCGGCTGCGGGCAGCATGCGCGACGCGCTGTCCTTGCTCGACCAGGCGATTGCGCATGGTTCGGGGAGGGTCGAGGAGGCGCTGGTTCGACAAATGCTGGGTGCCGTCGATCTGGACCACCTGTTTGCCATTCTCGACGCCCTGCTCGCCGGCAACCCCGCAGGAATGCTGCAGGTGGCCGATGACATGGCGGCGCGCAGCCTGTCGTTCGATGCCGCCCTGCAGGAACTGGCCGCCCTGTTGACTCGCGTGCAGGTCGCGCAGCTCGCGCCGCAGGCGATCGCCGACGATCTTCCGGAGCGTGCGCGGCTGCTCGGCATCGCTGCCCGGCTTGACCCGGAGTACGTACAGCTGGCCTATCAGATAGCCGTGCATGGTCGTCAGGAGCTGCCGCTGGCGCCAGACGAGCAGGCCGGTTTCGTGATGACCCTGTTGCGCCTGCATGCCTTCCGTCCAGAGTCGGAGGAGGCCGCCAGTCGGCGTGCACTGGCCGTAGCCAGCAGCGCCGGCCGGCCGTCGACGAAATCACTGCCGGTCGCCGATGCGACGAGGCCGTCGCCGCCTGTCCGTGCCGATGCCTCGCCTGGCGTCGCACGAGCGGGGCCACCGCCAGCGCCGCCACTGGTGCCGACGCGTGTCGGGTCGCGGTCGGCATCGCCAGCCAGTGACTGGCACGAGTTGCTTGCCGCCATCAAGCCGAGCGGCATGGCGCGTGAACTGGCGCAGCACTGTGAGCTCTGCGAGCTGGCAGCCGGCCGCGTCCAGCTGCAGCTGGCGCCAAGGCATCGCCATCTGCTGATGAGGGCGGCACAGGACAAGCTGCAGCAGACGCTTGCCGACCATTTTGCCATGCCGATCCAGTTGAGCATCGCGGTCGCGGAGGGCTCGGGCGATACTCCGGCGGCGGCGGCACAGCGCGACCGCCAGGAACGCATGGACCGCGCGATCGCGTCGGTTGAGCAGGATGGGTTCGTGCGCGAGATAATCGAGATGTTCGACGCAACCCTGATCGAATCGTCAATCAAACCCGTTTGA
- a CDS encoding YbaB/EbfC family nucleoid-associated protein codes for MMKGGIAGLMKQAQQMQENMKKAQEQLAELEVEGQAGAGMVKVLMTCAHSVRRVAIDPSVMDDREMLEDLVAAALNDAMRRAEQASQERMAGFSAGLNLPPGFKMPF; via the coding sequence ATGATGAAAGGTGGAATCGCCGGCCTGATGAAACAGGCCCAGCAGATGCAGGAAAACATGAAGAAGGCGCAGGAGCAGCTGGCAGAGCTCGAAGTCGAAGGGCAAGCCGGTGCCGGCATGGTCAAGGTCCTGATGACCTGCGCGCACAGTGTGCGGCGGGTGGCGATCGACCCGTCGGTGATGGATGACCGCGAGATGCTCGAGGACTTGGTGGCGGCAGCTCTGAACGACGCGATGCGACGGGCTGAGCAGGCCTCGCAGGAGCGGATGGCCGGCTTCTCGGCAGGACTCAACCTGCCGCCCGGCTTCAAGATGCCGTTCTGA
- the recR gene encoding recombination mediator RecR, which yields MTTPSSLESLIEALRCLPGVGPKSAQRMAYHLMQHDREGAQRLAGSLQLALTALRHCQRCNTFSESETCSRCQSSRRDPALLCVVETPVDMNMLEQTHAYAGLYYVLMGRVSPLDGIGPAELRLERLLARACDGVVREVIIATNYTNEGEATAHYLGEMLRSRGVSVSRIARGVPVGGELEYVDAGTLAQALRERRPLAA from the coding sequence ATGACGACGCCGTCGAGCCTCGAGTCGCTGATCGAGGCTCTGCGCTGTCTGCCGGGCGTGGGGCCGAAGTCGGCACAGCGGATGGCCTACCACCTGATGCAGCACGACCGCGAGGGCGCGCAGCGTCTTGCCGGGTCGCTGCAGTTGGCGCTGACCGCGCTGCGGCACTGTCAGCGCTGCAACACCTTCAGCGAATCGGAGACCTGTTCGCGCTGCCAGTCCAGCAGGCGGGATCCTGCCCTGTTGTGCGTTGTCGAGACGCCGGTCGACATGAACATGCTCGAACAGACGCATGCCTACGCTGGCCTGTACTACGTGCTGATGGGGCGCGTGTCGCCGCTTGATGGCATCGGACCGGCCGAACTGCGCTTGGAGCGATTGCTCGCGCGCGCGTGCGATGGGGTGGTGCGCGAAGTGATCATCGCCACCAACTACACGAACGAGGGCGAGGCGACGGCACACTACCTTGGCGAGATGTTGCGCAGTCGTGGCGTCAGCGTATCGCGAATCGCACGCGGCGTGCCGGTCGGCGGCGAGCTCGAATACGTCGATGCCGGGACCCTGGCGCAGGCTCTGCGAGAACGCCGACCGCTTGCTGCATAA
- the petA gene encoding ubiquinol-cytochrome c reductase iron-sulfur subunit, which translates to MSNECKVDGGRRRLIVATAAVGGVGAIAALVPFVSSMLPSERARAAGAPVEVDIGSLEPGQMITVEWRGRPVWIINRTTHMLETLPKLDGEMADPKSEKNMQPDYCRNETRSIKPEIMVVVGICTHLGCSPSAKFRRGTEEGMDSAWLGGFLCPCHGSTFDFAGRVFKSKPAPDNLEVPRHMYLSDKRILIGEDKKGA; encoded by the coding sequence ATGAGCAATGAGTGCAAGGTGGACGGCGGAAGGCGGCGACTGATCGTCGCCACCGCTGCGGTTGGCGGGGTGGGGGCGATCGCTGCGCTCGTACCTTTCGTCTCCAGCATGCTGCCGTCCGAGAGGGCCAGGGCTGCCGGTGCACCGGTTGAAGTCGATATCGGCAGTCTTGAGCCGGGCCAGATGATCACCGTCGAATGGCGTGGTCGGCCGGTGTGGATCATCAACCGTACGACGCACATGCTCGAGACGCTGCCCAAGCTCGATGGCGAAATGGCCGACCCGAAGTCGGAAAAGAACATGCAGCCGGATTACTGCAGGAACGAAACGCGTTCGATCAAGCCCGAGATCATGGTCGTTGTAGGTATCTGTACGCATCTCGGGTGCTCGCCCTCTGCGAAGTTCAGGCGCGGTACCGAAGAGGGGATGGACAGCGCCTGGCTGGGCGGATTCCTCTGTCCGTGTCATGGTTCGACCTTCGACTTCGCTGGCCGGGTCTTCAAGAGCAAGCCGGCACCCGACAATCTCGAGGTGCCCCGGCACATGTACCTGTCCGATAAGCGGATCCTTATCGGTGAAGACAAGAAGGGGGCCTAA
- a CDS encoding cytochrome b yields MASNTNFEKYKSDGSLQGNLLEWFDARFPATSMWRGHLSEYYAPKNFNFWYFFGSLAMLVLVIQIVTGIFLVMHYKPDASLNENGIPVAFASVEYIMRDVNWGWLIRYMHSTGASAFFIVVYLHMFRGLLYGSYRQPRELIWVFGTLIFLCLMAEAFMGYLLPWGQMSFWGAQVIVNLFSAIPLIGEPLSVWIRGDFVVGDATLNRFFSFHVIAVPLVLLGLIAAHILALHEVGSNNPDGVEIKKRKDVHGNPLDGIPFHPYYTVKDIVGVVVFLMVFSIIVFFAPEGGGYFLEYNNFLPADPLKTPPHIAPVWYFTPYYSLLRAMVWPLFGIDAKFWGVVLMGGGVVILAFLPWLDRSPVKSIRYRGPIFKTLLTLFVISFILLGFLGTQPPSYAFFGVIPGAPVAQILTAYYFLFFLTMPWWSKIDKYKPEPDRVTM; encoded by the coding sequence ATGGCGTCGAACACCAATTTCGAAAAATACAAGTCTGACGGCTCGCTGCAGGGCAACCTGCTCGAGTGGTTCGATGCGCGCTTCCCGGCGACTTCGATGTGGCGCGGACACCTGTCGGAGTATTACGCGCCGAAGAACTTCAACTTCTGGTACTTCTTCGGTTCGCTGGCGATGCTGGTGCTCGTCATCCAGATCGTCACCGGTATCTTCCTCGTCATGCACTACAAGCCGGACGCGTCGCTCAACGAAAACGGTATCCCGGTCGCCTTTGCCAGCGTTGAGTACATCATGCGCGACGTCAACTGGGGTTGGCTGATCCGCTACATGCACTCGACGGGCGCGTCGGCGTTCTTCATCGTCGTCTACCTGCACATGTTCCGTGGCCTTCTGTACGGCTCGTACCGGCAGCCGCGCGAGCTGATCTGGGTCTTCGGGACGCTGATCTTTCTCTGCCTGATGGCCGAAGCCTTCATGGGTTACCTGTTGCCCTGGGGGCAGATGTCGTTCTGGGGAGCGCAGGTCATCGTCAACCTCTTTTCGGCCATTCCGCTGATCGGCGAGCCGCTGTCGGTCTGGATTCGCGGCGACTTCGTCGTCGGCGACGCGACGCTCAATCGCTTCTTTTCCTTCCACGTCATTGCCGTCCCACTCGTCCTGCTCGGCCTCATCGCGGCACACATCCTGGCGCTGCACGAAGTGGGCTCGAACAATCCGGATGGAGTCGAGATCAAGAAGCGCAAGGATGTCCATGGCAATCCGCTCGACGGTATTCCCTTTCACCCGTACTATACGGTGAAGGACATCGTCGGTGTCGTGGTCTTCCTGATGGTCTTCTCGATCATCGTCTTCTTTGCGCCCGAGGGCGGCGGCTACTTCCTCGAGTACAACAACTTCCTGCCGGCGGATCCCCTGAAGACCCCGCCACACATTGCCCCGGTGTGGTATTTCACGCCTTACTACTCTCTGCTGCGGGCGATGGTCTGGCCGCTGTTCGGCATCGACGCGAAGTTCTGGGGAGTCGTGCTGATGGGGGGCGGCGTGGTGATCCTCGCCTTTCTGCCATGGCTCGACCGCAGCCCGGTGAAGTCCATTCGCTATCGTGGCCCGATCTTCAAGACCCTGCTGACCCTGTTCGTAATTTCCTTCATCCTGCTCGGATTCCTGGGTACGCAACCGCCTTCGTATGCCTTCTTCGGTGTCATCCCGGGCGCCCCGGTTGCGCAGATCCTCACCGCTTACTACTTCCTTTTCTTCCTGACGATGCCGTGGTGGTCGAAGATAGACAAGTACAAGCCGGAACCTGATCGCGTGACGATGTAA
- a CDS encoding cytochrome c1 has product MKKLLAALLFAPALALASGAAIHLDRAPNVQGDNAALQSGARTFVNYCLNCHGASFARYSRLTELGLSEQQVRDNLMFTAEKIGETMRVAARPDEQKRWFGAAPPDLTLIARARSSADGSGADWLYTYLRSFYVDEKRPTGWNNVVFENVGMPHVLWQLQGVQGLNKDHKLELLVPGSLSAAEYDKLIGDLVGFMVWLAEPHAGFRQNLGFGVLAFLVVFFGFAYALKKAYWKDVK; this is encoded by the coding sequence ATGAAAAAACTGCTTGCCGCGCTGCTCTTCGCGCCGGCCCTTGCCCTGGCCAGCGGCGCTGCCATCCATCTCGACAGGGCGCCCAACGTACAAGGCGACAACGCTGCTTTGCAGAGCGGCGCCCGTACCTTCGTCAACTACTGTCTGAACTGCCATGGCGCCAGTTTCGCCCGTTACTCGCGCCTGACCGAACTGGGTCTGAGCGAGCAGCAGGTACGCGACAACCTGATGTTCACGGCCGAGAAGATCGGCGAGACGATGCGCGTCGCCGCTCGTCCCGATGAGCAGAAGAGATGGTTCGGCGCCGCGCCACCCGACCTCACGCTGATTGCTCGCGCTCGGTCGTCGGCAGACGGCAGCGGTGCGGACTGGCTGTACACCTACCTGCGCTCATTCTACGTCGATGAGAAGCGGCCGACAGGCTGGAACAACGTCGTCTTCGAGAACGTCGGCATGCCGCACGTACTCTGGCAGCTGCAGGGTGTGCAGGGGCTGAACAAGGACCACAAGCTTGAGCTGTTGGTGCCTGGCAGCCTTTCTGCCGCTGAGTACGACAAGCTCATCGGGGATCTGGTCGGTTTCATGGTCTGGCTTGCCGAGCCGCATGCGGGTTTCCGCCAGAACCTGGGTTTTGGCGTCCTCGCCTTTCTCGTGGTGTTCTTCGGTTTTGCCTACGCATTGAAGAAAGCTTACTGGAAAGACGTCAAGTAA
- a CDS encoding glutathione S-transferase N-terminal domain-containing protein, which translates to MMNLYSGTTCPFSHRCRIVLYEKGMDFQVIDVDLFAKPEDIAIINPYGRVPVLVERDLILYEPNIINEYIDERFPHPQLMPADPIMRARARQLLITMEREVFSYIEALEKNSKAADRSRVQIRDRLTEMAPVFVKQKHMLGEEFSMLDVAIAPLLWRLDHYGIELSKAAAPLMKYGERIFSRQGFIDALTPSEKAMRR; encoded by the coding sequence ATGATGAATCTCTATTCCGGGACCACCTGCCCGTTCAGTCACCGCTGCCGCATCGTCCTCTACGAAAAGGGCATGGATTTTCAGGTGATCGATGTCGACCTGTTCGCCAAACCCGAGGACATCGCCATCATCAACCCCTACGGGCGCGTTCCCGTGTTGGTCGAACGCGACCTCATACTGTACGAGCCGAACATCATCAACGAGTACATCGACGAGCGCTTCCCGCATCCGCAGCTGATGCCGGCCGATCCCATCATGCGCGCGCGCGCGCGTCAGCTGCTGATCACCATGGAGCGCGAGGTCTTCTCCTACATCGAGGCTCTGGAAAAGAACAGCAAGGCGGCCGACCGCTCCCGCGTCCAGATCCGCGATCGACTCACCGAGATGGCGCCGGTCTTCGTCAAGCAGAAGCACATGCTTGGCGAGGAGTTTTCGATGCTTGATGTCGCCATTGCCCCGCTCCTCTGGCGGCTCGACCATTACGGGATCGAGCTGTCGAAAGCCGCGGCACCCCTGATGAAGTACGGTGAGCGCATTTTCAGCCGTCAAGGCTTCATCGATGCCCTGACGCCATCGGAAAAGGCCATGCGCCGCTGA
- a CDS encoding ClpXP protease specificity-enhancing factor gives MNANLPSTKPYLIRAIHQWCCDNGLTPYLAVAVDASTRVPREHVRDGQIVLNIGYEATAQLEIGNGGISFQARFAGVARDIWVPMGSVSAIYARENGAGMAFEPENIAAPAATVDLDSEAPPEPPPAGGRARLQRVK, from the coding sequence ATGAACGCCAACCTGCCCTCCACCAAACCCTATCTTATCCGCGCCATTCACCAATGGTGCTGCGACAACGGCTTGACTCCCTACCTTGCCGTCGCGGTAGACGCCAGCACGCGTGTTCCGCGGGAGCATGTCCGCGACGGCCAGATCGTGCTCAATATCGGTTACGAGGCGACGGCGCAACTCGAGATCGGCAACGGCGGCATCAGCTTTCAGGCGCGTTTCGCTGGTGTTGCAAGAGATATCTGGGTGCCGATGGGAAGCGTTTCGGCGATCTATGCTCGCGAGAATGGTGCCGGCATGGCTTTCGAACCGGAAAACATCGCAGCGCCTGCGGCAACGGTTGACCTGGATTCGGAGGCGCCGCCGGAACCGCCGCCCGCCGGTGGTCGCGCGCGACTGCAGCGGGTCAAGTGA
- a CDS encoding DMT family transporter — MTRSQANLVLLSVALIWGLAFVAQAEGMAGVGPLTFTGIRFLLGAVIVLPLAWREWQQRSTQRMPARAGDVLGVGALGVLLMLGAALQQIGITGTTVTNAGFLTALYVPLVPLLAWLLLRTPPHWSVWPTSLGCLGGTWLLAGAQGLAAPAAGDLWVVASSLFWALHVLFVGRVAERIAAPFLIACGQFLVCGIGSLLWGTLTETITLDGIRQALLPIGYAGIVSVAIGFTAQVIGQRYAQPSDAAIILSAETVFAALFGYLLMGERLHAAGIAGCALILACIILVQIAPLHGARQRARAG, encoded by the coding sequence TTGACTCGCTCGCAAGCCAACCTCGTCCTGCTCAGCGTGGCCCTGATCTGGGGCCTGGCATTCGTTGCCCAGGCGGAAGGGATGGCTGGTGTGGGACCGCTGACCTTCACCGGCATCCGTTTCCTGCTCGGAGCGGTGATCGTGCTGCCGCTGGCTTGGCGCGAGTGGCAGCAACGGTCGACGCAGCGCATGCCAGCCCGTGCAGGGGACGTTCTCGGTGTCGGCGCCTTGGGCGTGCTGCTGATGCTCGGCGCAGCGCTGCAACAGATCGGCATCACCGGCACGACGGTCACCAACGCCGGCTTCCTGACGGCACTCTACGTACCACTGGTACCGCTGCTGGCCTGGCTTCTGCTGCGCACCCCGCCGCACTGGTCGGTTTGGCCGACCTCGCTCGGCTGCCTCGGAGGCACTTGGCTACTGGCTGGCGCGCAGGGGCTGGCGGCGCCGGCCGCTGGCGATCTGTGGGTCGTCGCCAGCAGCCTCTTCTGGGCGCTGCACGTCCTCTTCGTCGGCCGCGTTGCAGAGCGCATCGCCGCGCCGTTCCTGATCGCCTGCGGACAGTTCCTTGTCTGCGGCATCGGCAGCCTGCTCTGGGGAACACTGACCGAGACCATCACCCTGGACGGGATTCGCCAAGCCCTGCTGCCGATCGGCTATGCCGGGATCGTCTCCGTGGCCATCGGCTTCACGGCACAGGTCATCGGTCAGCGTTACGCGCAGCCGTCCGATGCGGCGATCATCCTCTCTGCCGAGACCGTCTTCGCCGCGCTATTTGGCTACCTGCTGATGGGCGAGCGGCTGCATGCAGCTGGAATCGCCGGTTGCGCCCTGATCCTCGCCTGCATCATCCTCGTCCAGATTGCCCCACTGCACGGGGCCCGCCAACGCGCGCGCGCAGGATGA